One genomic segment of Aureimonas sp. AU20 includes these proteins:
- a CDS encoding enoyl-CoA hydratase/isomerase family protein produces MNEPAPVITYTEGALGRIHLNRPKALNSLTLEMVHLIASGLDALEADGAIRAIALTGEGDRALCAGGDIKMIWSLGRSDPAAAMAFWAAEYRLNARIARLRKPWVALMDGICMGGGVGLSVHGSHRVVTERTRFAMPETRIGYFPDVGGTFALSRARQNLGLWIGLTGATIGAADTIAAGLADAMVPSERLPALLGHLASGRSADEALAAHAADPGPSELAAHAGLIEAAFGAGRMADGIAVLREERSDFARATLAHLERGSPTSHVLTLHLLRAAKASPDLETCLDREYAADALMLAGHDFYEGVRAAVIDKDGAPRWSPARLEEVDEAALLAALHPLPSLFLELESAAPFEPGEAR; encoded by the coding sequence ATGAACGAGCCCGCCCCTGTCATTACCTACACCGAGGGCGCGCTCGGGCGCATCCATCTCAACCGCCCGAAGGCCCTCAACAGCCTGACGCTCGAGATGGTCCACCTGATTGCTAGCGGATTGGATGCGCTGGAGGCGGACGGCGCGATCCGCGCGATCGCGCTTACTGGCGAGGGCGACCGGGCGCTCTGCGCCGGCGGCGACATCAAGATGATCTGGAGTCTGGGCCGCAGCGACCCGGCCGCCGCCATGGCCTTCTGGGCCGCCGAATATCGGCTCAACGCCCGCATCGCCCGGCTGCGAAAGCCCTGGGTCGCCCTGATGGACGGCATCTGCATGGGCGGCGGCGTCGGGCTTTCCGTTCATGGAAGCCACCGCGTCGTCACCGAGCGCACGCGCTTCGCCATGCCGGAAACCCGCATCGGCTATTTCCCCGATGTCGGCGGCACGTTCGCCTTGTCTCGCGCGCGCCAAAACCTCGGGCTGTGGATCGGCCTCACCGGCGCGACGATCGGCGCGGCGGACACGATCGCCGCGGGCCTGGCCGACGCGATGGTCCCGTCCGAACGTCTGCCCGCGCTGCTCGGCCATCTGGCGTCGGGGCGGTCGGCGGACGAGGCCCTCGCGGCCCATGCCGCCGACCCCGGCCCGTCGGAACTCGCGGCCCATGCCGGGCTGATCGAGGCGGCGTTCGGCGCGGGGCGCATGGCCGATGGAATCGCGGTGCTGCGCGAGGAGAGATCGGACTTCGCCCGTGCCACGCTCGCCCATCTCGAACGGGGATCGCCGACCAGCCACGTCCTGACGCTCCATCTCCTGCGCGCGGCCAAGGCCTCGCCCGATCTCGAAACCTGCCTCGACCGGGAATATGCCGCCGACGCGCTGATGCTGGCCGGGCACGACTTCTACGAGGGGGTGCGCGCGGCCGTGATCGACAAGGACGGCGCGCCCCGCTGGTCGCCCGCGCGTCTGGAAGAGGTGGACGAAGCCGCGCTCCTGGCCGCGCTTCACCCGTTGCCCTCGCTTTTCCTCGAACTTGAGAGCGCAGCGCCCTTCGAACCCGGAGAGGCGAGATGA
- a CDS encoding enoyl-CoA hydratase-related protein, whose protein sequence is MPDLIDVSREGRVALIRLNRPDQLNALNAALAGELVEAVESLDADRGIGAVVVTGSERAFAAGADISEMADKSAEEMVEADFFAVWDRFARCRIPKIAAVNGYALGGGCELMMMCDFAIAGEGAKFGQPEVKLGVIAGMGGTQRMTKLIGRALSMDLHLTGRMMAADEALRAGLVARVVPDAEVLPAAMAAAAAIAAYSRPAVRLAREAVLRAEDLPLEQGILYERAVFHRLFGTRDQREGMAAFVEKRRPNFHDGE, encoded by the coding sequence ATGCCGGACTTGATCGACGTCAGCCGCGAGGGCCGGGTCGCGCTGATCCGCCTCAACCGCCCCGACCAGCTCAACGCCTTGAACGCCGCGCTGGCGGGCGAACTGGTGGAGGCGGTGGAAAGCCTCGACGCCGATCGCGGCATCGGCGCGGTAGTGGTGACGGGCTCCGAGCGCGCCTTCGCCGCCGGGGCGGATATTTCCGAGATGGCCGACAAGTCGGCCGAGGAGATGGTAGAGGCCGATTTCTTCGCCGTCTGGGATCGCTTCGCCCGCTGCCGCATCCCCAAGATCGCGGCCGTGAACGGCTATGCGCTGGGCGGCGGCTGCGAACTGATGATGATGTGTGACTTCGCCATTGCCGGGGAAGGGGCCAAGTTCGGCCAGCCCGAGGTGAAGCTCGGCGTCATCGCCGGCATGGGCGGCACGCAGCGCATGACCAAGTTGATCGGCCGCGCCTTGTCGATGGACCTGCATCTGACCGGGCGCATGATGGCGGCCGACGAGGCCTTGCGAGCGGGGCTGGTGGCGCGCGTGGTGCCGGACGCGGAGGTCCTGCCGGCGGCGATGGCGGCGGCGGCCGCGATCGCCGCTTATTCGCGCCCGGCCGTGCGTCTGGCGCGCGAGGCTGTGCTGCGCGCCGAGGACCTGCCGCTGGAGCAGGGCATTCTCTACGAGCGGGCCGTGTTCCACCGCCTGTTCGGCACGCGCGACCAGCGCGAGGGCATGGCCGCCTTCGTGGAAAAGCGCCGCCCGAATTTCCATGACGGCGAATGA